The following are from one region of the Betaproteobacteria bacterium genome:
- a CDS encoding malonyl-CoA decarboxylase family protein produces the protein ADVLRYLKQAPELDVIDEELFALFSNWFDVGNLELRRISWQSPAALLEKLIAYEAVHEIRSWSDLRNRMDADRRCYAFFHPRMPEEPLIFVEIALVTEMASNVHALLDEAAPRMDPHSAQAAIFYSISSTQAGLRGVSFGDFLIKRVVEQLTAEFPRLRIFATLSPVPGFRKWLEARLKAKDGSLFGPEEATLLASIAGVLDPFDAVVTLLERDLAKDEHSATALAPLLTHLVARYLVEEKEAERPLDPVARFHLGNGARLERVNWLADVSPRGMRQSVGMMVNYLYRLGDIEANHEAYARKGRVTISDTVKRSLRKPA, from the coding sequence GCCGATGTTCTGCGCTATCTGAAACAAGCGCCCGAGCTCGATGTCATCGACGAGGAACTGTTCGCACTTTTTTCGAACTGGTTCGACGTCGGCAATCTCGAGTTGCGCCGCATCTCGTGGCAGTCGCCCGCCGCGCTGCTGGAAAAGTTGATCGCGTACGAGGCGGTGCACGAGATCCGCTCGTGGAGCGACCTGCGCAACCGCATGGATGCCGACCGCCGCTGCTATGCGTTCTTCCATCCGCGCATGCCGGAGGAGCCGCTCATCTTCGTCGAGATCGCGCTGGTGACCGAGATGGCGTCGAACGTGCACGCGCTGCTCGACGAGGCGGCCCCGCGCATGGATCCGCACAGCGCACAGGCGGCGATCTTCTATTCGATCTCCAGCACGCAGGCGGGGCTGCGCGGGGTGTCGTTCGGCGACTTCCTGATCAAGCGCGTCGTCGAGCAGCTCACCGCCGAATTTCCGCGGCTCAGGATCTTCGCCACGCTGTCTCCGGTCCCGGGCTTTCGCAAATGGCTGGAGGCGCGGCTCAAGGCGAAGGACGGGAGCCTCTTCGGACCGGAAGAGGCGACCTTGCTCGCGAGCATCGCCGGCGTCCTCGACCCCTTCGACGCGGTCGTCACGCTGCTGGAGCGCGACCTCGCCAAGGACGAGCACAGCGCCACCGCGCTGGCACCGCTGCTCACGCATCTCGTCGCGCGCTATCTGGTCGAGGAGAAGGAGGCCGAGCGCCCGCTCGATCCCGTGGCACGCTTTCATCTCGGCAACGGCGCCCGTCTGGAGCGCGTCAACTGGCTGGCCGACGTTTCGCCGCGCGGCATGCGGCAATCCGTCGGCATGATGGTGAACTACCTGTATCGCCTGGGGGACATCGAGGCCAACCACGAGGCGTATGCGCGCAAGGGACGCGTGACGATCAGCGACACCGTCAAGCGCAGCCTGCGCAAGCCCGCCTGA
- a CDS encoding DUF4388 domain-containing protein → MSQAYVPSADLVAALGEWSRERRTGIVYVATDTNHAAQINLVEGEITFVVFKSRLGANALPLMQAIESCRFRFAEGVVAAPSRQTLPPTTVILEQLAKSASTARAAPVASATTAISSEAKTVIERALADYIGPMVTIVCAEHFEQPRDLETTIDALACEIPNPEHAIRFKEDVSRKLGLR, encoded by the coding sequence GTGAGCCAGGCCTACGTTCCGTCCGCCGATCTGGTCGCCGCGCTCGGCGAGTGGTCGCGTGAGCGACGCACCGGAATCGTCTACGTCGCCACCGACACCAACCACGCCGCGCAGATCAATCTGGTCGAGGGCGAGATCACCTTTGTGGTCTTCAAGTCAAGGCTCGGCGCGAACGCGCTGCCGCTCATGCAGGCGATCGAAAGCTGTCGTTTCCGTTTCGCTGAGGGTGTGGTCGCGGCACCGTCGCGGCAGACGCTGCCACCCACGACCGTGATCCTCGAACAACTCGCGAAGAGCGCGAGCACTGCCCGGGCGGCGCCAGTCGCCTCCGCTACAACGGCGATCTCAAGCGAAGCCAAGACGGTTATCGAGCGTGCACTGGCCGACTACATCGGTCCGATGGTGACGATCGTCTGCGCCGAGCATTTCGAGCAGCCGCGCGATCTGGAGACGACGATCGATGCGCTCGCCTGCGAGATTCCGAATCCGGAGCACGCCATCCGCTTCAAGGAAGACGTGAGCAGGAAGCTCGGGCTGCGTTGA